The Falco biarmicus isolate bFalBia1 chromosome 1, bFalBia1.pri, whole genome shotgun sequence DNA segment CtaaaaagtacttaaaataaagtgtttatTACAACTCACAACACCTCCACAATGAAAGTGAAGGAGACATTTGGCAGGGAAACATCTGTGTTTGAAGCAGTAATTAGTACTTTAGGATTATATCATGATTTCATCAGAGaccttaaaatatttcacaaaactTTTGCTTCACTAAAAACCTCTCTTAGGTAGATACGTATGATcatcttaatttaaaatgtaggGGGGAAAGGAGAAGTTTCAAAATACTCTTAATTTGACCTAACTATGAGCTTCTGGTAAGAGTTTCCATCCTTTTTGTCTTCCCGTTATTcccttgttcctttttttcccccttgaatCAGCTTCAGTGATCATGAGACCACGTAATTAGTTGGACTGGAGGGCAGATCTGATTGAAAGCCACTTCTAATGACTTTAATGACAATAAATTACATGATTGCATGATTACTAGGTTCAATTCAGTGAGGTGCTGTGAATCATTGCAGAACTCTAAGATCACTGGGCTGTACTTATGTACTCATGTACAATATCACACTGCACTATGACTTTTACAAAAACTATCCTAAGTAGTTATTTCTATAATGCAGTGAAGAACATTTGTCTGTCTGAACCCAGAAAGGATTCTTgcatgcaagaaaagaaaagctgcaagacCTGTAGGCTCAAGAGGTATGTTGAAATCTGTGCTTCAGGCGTGTAACTAATACTGAAAGCAACGTCAACAACCCAGTAAGTTAGAGGATCTGGGCTAAGTCTGCCAGTATCAGGATTCTAAGAATTTAAGTAGTAAGAGGGTagtcttcttttaaaaataaatttggtttATGTTATGCTCAGTTTTGCTTCAGCACTCAAATAGATACATGATACTAAAGCAGTAAATTACGTATTCAGATGGAAGGTGACTTGGCAATTTTGGCAATTGTGGAAGTCTGAGTGCTTCTCAGACTTCCCCCTCAATGCCTAGTTAGTTAGAACAGAAAATGATGTTAGATTAAGAAACACACTCTAGGAAAAACTAGGTTCATGGTTAATAATAACAACATAGGCAAGTGTTTTGAAAGGGACTATACAGAATAATTAGAAATGTGGAAGGTCCAATGTAATTCAACTGTTAAATATTGCAAGTGTCAAAACAGACACTATTTTAGAGTGCAAACATTTTATAAGATTAATTTCCTACTTTCTAAGCAATCAGGCACAGTTACAGGTGTGGCTATGCTAtcttaaacaaaataaactgcttAATTATCCAGTTAATGAACTTAATCTAGTTAACACTAAACCAAAATCAAGAAGACAAAATGTCAAGGTGTCTTGCACATTAAAAAGATCCCAAATAAAGCAATTCTTACATTAGAGTACACAAAAGACAAGAAAGGATTCATAACTGTGATACAAATGCGgcatgttttaaaattcacaCCTACCGCAATATTTCCACATGTTTGGAAAGCAGTGAATATAAACATAAATGAGACTCCCAAAATAATTATGTTGGAAAGTTTTTTTGATTCAGGAGACATTTTATGGGTTTTTGCCAAGTCCTCAGCTTCAGTTTggaaaaattcttattttcttctaaaaagtTCCTCTTAACCTCtgtcaaaaacaaacaagcaaaaagaataaaacaaaaaaaaaagcaagcttcaAGAATGAGTTACTTAGGGCTACTGATTAGCTGCTAGGACATAACCATCAACCAATCAAGAAATCTGGTAACTctcttaaataaataacatgCAGTAAAATCAGTAACTcaaaaacaaactcaaaacaacaaagaaaggTTTGGTACAAAAGGTACAGACCAAGATTCTCTCTACCTTTTCCCATGAAGTTAACAGAGCAGACGGCAGTAGGTTACTTCATGACATCACTTTCACAAACGAAGCAGTTTTCCAAATATCAAGCTAGTTCATCGGCTCAGTTTCCTGCCATTGTTCTAAATCAGAATTCTGGTCCACAGCCTTTAAATCACCTGACGAAGGAAAGATGAGACATTTGTACACACAAGTCATTTCCATGCACGTTGGACAGGAAATAAGGACCATTTCACAATCTAAATCAGCTGACCCAGCCTAGAAAGCCCTTGTGCACTATGGGAAATGAAGTTTTAGGAAAGTACACCTTTTTCTACTTAAAAAGGTAGAAATCTCCTaatccttaaaataaaaagagctgtACTAGTTTTTAAGAACTATAATCTCTATCCACTAAATAACACCTggcaagataaaaaaaaaaaaaaagtcttagaaAGTCATCTAAGTTAACTGCTTAATTAGCTGAATTCAAACACACACAGTCATTCCAAAGAGAAAATCATTCCCACCACAGAAAAACTACGTATCTCGGTGCCACCACTGAGGCTCTGCACAGTGCTTCTGCCTTTCATTGTTTCAGTGACTCAGGAAAGGGTCTTCATTATCTTTCACTGCTTAGTCTCAAGGAGCAACATTAGTTTTTAGCAACTACCTAcccttaatattttatttcacagtacttctaaataataaatttaagaCAACTGATCTATAACTTGTGACGGTCTCTGTTAAAACGTCAGCAAAACTAAACATCAGCTGAATGGCTGGGTTTTACTGTTACTGTCTTCTGTCCGTTCTGTTGGGCCTCCAAGTCAGGATTAGAGCATTCAGCTAAACCAGCTCCACTTAACTGCCGccaaagaggaaaggaaggaaatccAGAACTGATTGAAGTAAATGACAAACCACCAAATTTTACTATCTACAGTAGAGGACTTCAGTAAAATCTGCATCGCAACTGTTGTTAcatatttaatattcttttgATTCCCaagctgtattttctaaaaaatgtaGTAGAATATCAAGGTGTGTTTTTTAACACAAGcaaagctttcttcttccttttttatattATGAATTTGTAGTAAGAGATTTTTAAGATCCCCTAGGCACTGTGTCCCACTCATACCTTCTTCCTGCGGTGCCAGCACAAGCATTCATCTCGCTGCATGGCAAACTGGGCTGATGTGCTGGACCAATTCTTTTggcaagagcagcagcttgtATTGAAGTAACTGCCATTTGGGAGGAAGGGACACAGGCAAGTCTTTTAGGGAACTCATTGTAAAGATAAACTTCACGTTCCTCCTTAAAGCATTACAGCAGACAAATCACAAAATTTTGAATCAAAATACTGAGGGGGAAAAGAATAAACCATACagcataaagaaacacaaactaaataaaaataaaattaaaaaaactaaaaaaaaaaagaactagcACTAGTTTATTTGATTTCTCATGTCTTTTGTGGCAGGAAACAAACTTTGCTTCTGAGTTTATATTGAtgtcactgtttatttttagacttcttcagtgaaaaaaatattaaatacaattaCAGTAAGAATAAGGATTTAAATTCTAATAGCGAATTTTCTTCTCATATTGATACTGTCCCTGCATTAAAATGATCAGTTGAGAATTGTCTCTTCACTtctactctttctttttttaacatagcCTTGGGAAACAGATGGCTAGAAACATTTGTGGCTTATGAGAACTAGGTACTGTAGTTCACCACTGGGACTTTGGGCACTTTATTCAGGACCTGAAGCGACAAGGCCACAACTTTGGGGGCTGGGCGAGCAGCTTTCACTGAATTCCCTAGGCAAAACTCCGGGAATCTGCCGCTCGTCCCGACACGAGGGCTGTGCTGATCCCCCCCGGTCCCACACCGCCGCGCGTGCTGCCGCGGCACCAACCGGCCGGGCGCGCCCTGCGGAAAATCCGGTTCCGAACGTTCCCCAGCACGGCCCGCGGCTCCCGCAGGCAGCGGTGCGGCCGGTACCGTAGCCTGCGCCACCACTGCGCGCGTCCCGCCGCGTCCCCGGCGGCTgcgccgggcagcgccggcAGCAGCCGCGGCAGCAGGGCCCACCCGCCCGCCAGGCCCCTCAcagcagcggcggcagcgaGAGCGGGCAGCGCACAGCAGGCACGGCAGCCGCCCGAGCGacgggcccggcccggcccaccacccCTCGCAGCGCTCTCGCCTCCTCGCAGCGCTCTCGCCCCCTCGGCCGCCGCCATTTTAAACCGTCACCTCCCTGCCCACGCGAAAGGCGATTCCCTTCGTTAacatttgttgggttttttttcacgCGGCGGGGCTTTCCCgccccttctccccctgccaggAGTTGGCCTCGCCTTATTTCCGTTTTTTTACCGTTTTCGGCACACATTGTTCAAAATTTCCCCGCCTCCGCCGAGTCCTTCCGGGTCACGGCGGAGCCTCCTCAACGGTCACCGCTAACGGCGGCTGCGTTATTAATTGAGAGGACGGTTTTCTGCGCGCCCTCCCAAGCCGCTTCCGGGATCCCCGGCCGGTGAGGAGAAAAAAGCCGGCGGCTGCGGGGCGCGAGGCGGGCGGGGCAGAGCGCGCGGCGCGCGGCACTTTCACTTCCGGGTCGCCGTCGGCCATTTTGTGGCGTTAAGTAGGCGCGCGCGGGCGGCGCCCCGCTCATTTCCTCgcggcagcgggcaggggcGGCTGTTGCTGGCGCTTCGTCTCCGCTCCGGCCTTAGGCCGCTTCCCGCCCGGATCCCAGAGGTGGGTGCCCGCTCCTCCCTCTCCGCTGAGGACCCCGCGGCGCTTCCCCTATGccctgcagctctcctcctTACTGGACTCTGCTGGGCCGCCGCTCCGGCGCCCCCCCTCCGGTGTGAGGCGCCACCCCTCAGGGCCGCGCCGTCTCCTGACTCGCCCCCCTTCCCTCGGGTTTCTTCTCctcagccgccgccgcccctcgggGGCTGTTGCCCGCCATGAGCTACGGGCGCCCTCCGCCGGACGTGGAGGGCATGACGTCCCTCAAGGTGGACAACCTGACCTACCGTACGTCCCCGGACACGCTCCGGAGGGTCTTCGAGAAGTACGGCCGCGTGGGCGACGTCTACATCCCCCGGGACCGCTACACCAAGGAGAGCCGCGGTTTCGCCTTCGTCCGTTTCCACGACAAACGCGACGCCGAGGACGCGATGGACGCGATGGACGGGGCCGTGCTGGATGGCCGCGAGCTGCGCGTGCAGATGGCCCGCTACGGCCGCCCCCCCGACTCGCACCATAGCcggcgggggccgccgccgcgccgctaCGGGAGCAGTGGCTACGGCCGCCGCAGCCGCAGGTAAGCGTCGGGCAGGCTGCGAGGGGCAGTGGAGCTTCAGTAATAAAGCGGGGGACACAGGGCTTAGGCACGCACCCGCTCGGCGGGGCcgcttggttttgtttccttttccgAGGGAGTTTCGTGGTGGGGTCGGAGGGGAGAGTAGGCCGTTAGTAGCAAAGGCACGTGGAGTTCCCTCGGAGCGGAAGGGTTTCGCCCTGTAGTACGTTTAGCCCCCGGCCACTCACTCTGAACAATGGCGCCCTCTTAACACTCATATTCTTGCCCACGTGGGTCCCGTTCCGCCTTCTCTGTCCCAAAGTAGTCGTTGAAGTGTTCAACTTCTAAcgtccttttttattttacttcttccCGGTGTGTTTTAGCCCTAGAAGACGCCGTCGCAGCCGGTCTAGAAGCAGGAGCCGCTCTAGATCCCGCAGTCGGTCCCGCTACAGTCGATCCAAATCCCGGTCTCGCACACGCTCTCGGTCTCGCTCCACCTCGAAGTCCAGGTCTGCCAGGAGATCCAAGTCAAAGTCCTCATCTGTCTCCAGATCCCGGTCCAGGTCTAGATCCCGGTCCAGATCTAGAAGCCCTCCCCCTGCCTCAAAGAGGGAATCCAACTCTAGATCCAGGTCTAAGAGCCCTCCCAAGTCTCCAGAAGAAGAAGGAGCTGTATCCTCCTAGGAACATGGTAATGTACCTCGGGATCAGCACATGTTGCATGTTACTTTATTATAGCACTTAGATGGGGTGTTGGGTAGTTCTTAGAGTATTAATAGCCTGAAGCAAGTGAATCCTAATGGGGCACATTGttagctgttttttttttcttgagcagTGTTTTTTGGTTATTGGTTTAGGGAAATTAATACCGAAGGGCTTTCTACggagaaatttctttttttttacagagaaaatgttttattgaaaaattaatGGCTTGGTTTTAGTAAAATATTGTATGAGACGCAACCTATGATGAAAATGACTATTTCTTACTGTATTTATCCAACATCTGCATTTTCCCCTTTAAAGCTGCGGTCTCCTGTTTGATAAAAGAATAT contains these protein-coding regions:
- the SRSF2 gene encoding serine/arginine-rich splicing factor 2, yielding MSYGRPPPDVEGMTSLKVDNLTYRTSPDTLRRVFEKYGRVGDVYIPRDRYTKESRGFAFVRFHDKRDAEDAMDAMDGAVLDGRELRVQMARYGRPPDSHHSRRGPPPRRYGSSGYGRRSRSPRRRRRSRSRSRSRSRSRSRSRYSRSKSRSRTRSRSRSTSKSRSARRSKSKSSSVSRSRSRSRSRSRSRSPPPASKRESNSRSRSKSPPKSPEEEGAVSS